A window from Pseudomonas moraviensis encodes these proteins:
- a CDS encoding LuxR C-terminal-related transcriptional regulator, translating to MTDLSPLPGPASITVAALDGRFFRPPLPDGYVLRPRLCQRLQAGLGGRLLLVSAPAGFGKSSLAVEFCQSLPAHWQSLWLGLSPRDSDPGRFLERLLEGLQDYFPALGAGALGLLKMRQRHQPFAFEEWLDGLLDELALHLDPAAPLLLVLDDYHLAQGPVLDRCLQFFLNHLPDGLLVMVTSRQRPDWHLARLRLSRQLLELHEQDLRLTHDEALTLLDRHSSSLRGEALENLIQRSEGWVAGLRFWLLAVAEAGSDAALPQALNGGEGLIRDYLLEEVIDCLPADVQSFLYETAPQERFCSELCDAVREAHDSAEILRFLLAHQVFLVPLDEHGHWYRYHHLFSDLLRSRPIAQAMVPTATLHLRACRWFNAQGLLDEAVEQALRAGHLDVAANLVQNLSEEQLLAEQNVGMLLRWKMDLPDSLLISTPRLIVLYSWALGLACQLDAAEELASHLSRFLPAPSATAQKSMLAQWLALSGIIARGRGHRELTLRYCGEALESLPAKRYGQRLMCLSTLSNLAIADGDLWRARGLNRESLELAQRVGNPLFEALAHYDRARVLQSRGEILRALDEVHQGLERLRGLSPQRLYAVRARLTLYEGFLLAMRLQSQAARVRLLAGIGEARACRDISVLIGHCVIARLDGASGEFAKAFAELAEAERLMHIWDVPPIYYLAMITLVKCELWLAQGRIDLAEAWLARLGQTYTGEHAAAPPEFHPQLPLHVELQQALLDLIQGQPMLAEGRLNVLHENGQRTGRQLLSVMALTQKVALLLASGREPEARKALAQAMEAAAGGAFQPFEALLKSHPDWLRGQLQALTCNAVSQQLLTHFPTAVLRPTVESSVTEQLSSRELAVLRLIAQGCSNQEISEQLFISLHTVKTHASHINSKLGVERRTQAVARAKELGLLY from the coding sequence ATGACTGATCTGTCCCCACTTCCGGGTCCCGCAAGCATCACCGTCGCAGCACTGGACGGGCGTTTTTTCCGCCCGCCGCTGCCTGACGGTTATGTTCTGCGGCCGCGCCTTTGCCAGCGTCTGCAGGCCGGGCTGGGTGGCCGGTTGCTGTTGGTCAGCGCCCCGGCAGGGTTCGGCAAGAGCTCGCTGGCGGTGGAGTTCTGTCAGAGTCTGCCCGCGCACTGGCAAAGTCTGTGGTTGGGCTTGAGTCCGCGTGACAGTGATCCCGGGCGTTTTCTCGAGCGCTTGCTCGAAGGTCTGCAAGACTATTTTCCGGCCTTGGGCGCCGGTGCGCTTGGCCTGCTGAAAATGCGTCAGCGTCATCAGCCGTTCGCCTTCGAAGAATGGCTCGACGGACTGCTCGACGAGCTCGCGCTGCATCTCGATCCCGCTGCACCGCTGCTGCTGGTGCTCGACGATTACCACCTCGCCCAAGGGCCGGTGCTGGATCGTTGCCTGCAATTTTTCCTCAATCATCTGCCCGATGGCTTGCTGGTGATGGTCACCAGTCGGCAGCGCCCGGACTGGCATCTGGCGCGTCTGCGCCTGTCGCGGCAGTTGCTCGAGCTGCACGAACAGGATTTGCGCCTGACCCACGATGAAGCGCTGACTCTGCTCGATCGGCACAGCAGCTCACTGCGCGGCGAGGCACTGGAAAACCTGATCCAGCGCAGCGAAGGCTGGGTCGCCGGGCTGCGCTTCTGGTTGCTGGCGGTGGCCGAGGCGGGCAGCGATGCCGCGCTGCCGCAAGCGCTGAACGGCGGGGAAGGGCTGATTCGCGACTATCTGCTCGAAGAAGTCATCGATTGCCTGCCCGCCGACGTGCAATCCTTTCTCTACGAAACCGCACCGCAGGAACGCTTTTGCAGCGAGCTGTGCGACGCCGTCCGCGAAGCCCATGACAGCGCCGAGATCCTGCGCTTTCTGCTCGCTCATCAGGTATTTCTGGTGCCGCTGGACGAGCACGGTCACTGGTATCGCTATCACCATTTGTTCTCCGACTTGTTGCGCAGCCGGCCGATCGCCCAGGCGATGGTGCCGACTGCCACCCTGCATTTGCGCGCCTGTCGCTGGTTCAATGCGCAGGGCTTGCTCGATGAAGCGGTGGAGCAGGCGTTGCGTGCCGGGCATCTCGATGTCGCCGCGAACCTGGTACAGAACCTGTCCGAGGAACAACTGCTCGCCGAGCAGAACGTCGGCATGCTGCTGCGCTGGAAGATGGACTTGCCCGACAGCCTGCTGATCAGCACGCCACGGCTGATCGTGCTCTACAGCTGGGCACTGGGGCTGGCCTGCCAACTCGATGCCGCCGAAGAGCTGGCCAGCCATTTGAGCCGCTTTCTGCCAGCGCCCTCGGCCACCGCGCAGAAATCGATGCTGGCGCAGTGGCTGGCGTTGAGCGGGATCATCGCTCGCGGACGCGGCCATCGCGAGCTGACCCTGCGCTATTGCGGCGAGGCGCTGGAGAGCCTGCCGGCCAAGCGTTACGGCCAGCGGCTGATGTGCCTCTCGACCCTGTCCAATCTGGCGATCGCCGACGGCGATCTGTGGCGCGCACGCGGGCTGAACCGTGAATCCCTCGAACTGGCGCAACGGGTTGGCAATCCATTATTCGAAGCCTTGGCGCATTACGATCGGGCCCGGGTTCTGCAATCGCGGGGCGAGATCCTGCGCGCGCTGGATGAAGTGCATCAGGGGCTGGAGCGCTTGCGTGGTCTGTCGCCGCAACGACTGTACGCCGTACGCGCGCGGCTCACGTTGTACGAAGGTTTTCTGCTGGCGATGCGTTTGCAATCTCAGGCCGCGCGCGTACGCCTGCTCGCCGGGATTGGCGAAGCGCGGGCCTGTCGCGACATCAGCGTGCTGATCGGCCACTGCGTGATCGCCCGCTTGGACGGCGCCAGTGGCGAATTCGCCAAGGCCTTCGCCGAACTCGCCGAAGCCGAACGCCTGATGCACATCTGGGACGTGCCGCCGATCTACTATCTGGCGATGATCACGCTGGTCAAATGCGAACTGTGGCTGGCGCAGGGGCGTATCGATCTCGCCGAGGCGTGGCTCGCGCGCCTGGGCCAGACGTACACCGGCGAGCATGCTGCCGCACCGCCGGAGTTTCATCCACAGCTGCCACTGCATGTGGAGCTGCAACAGGCATTGCTCGATTTAATCCAAGGGCAACCGATGCTCGCCGAAGGGCGTTTGAATGTGTTGCATGAAAACGGTCAGCGAACCGGGCGGCAGTTGCTCAGCGTGATGGCACTGACGCAGAAGGTGGCGTTATTGCTGGCGAGTGGACGAGAGCCTGAAGCCCGCAAAGCGCTGGCTCAGGCAATGGAAGCTGCTGCCGGCGGTGCCTTTCAACCTTTTGAGGCGTTGCTGAAAAGTCATCCCGACTGGTTGCGAGGACAACTGCAGGCGCTCACTTGCAACGCGGTCAGCCAGCAATTGCTTACGCATTTTCCAACAGCAGTGTTGCGCCCCACCGTGGAAAGCTCTGTCACTGAACAACTCAGCAGCCGTGAATTGGCGGTACTGCGCCTGATCGCACAGGGCTGTTCCAATCAGGAAATCAGTGAGCAGTTGTTCATTTCCCTGCACACCGTGAAAACCCACGCCAGCCACATCAATAGCAAGCTGGGCGTCGAGCGGCGTACCCAGGCAGTGGCGCGCGCCAAGGAACTGGGATTGCTCTATTGA
- a CDS encoding DUF1329 domain-containing protein: MKITKSLFHAGVLGLSLLATGVMAAVPAAEADKLGKSLTPMGAEMAGNADGSIPAWKPLPKNAGSVDSKGFLSNPYASEQPLFTITAKDVDKYKDKLAPGQYAMFKRYPETFKMPVYPSHRGATVPDDVFAAIKKNATSTNLVSGGNGLENFDTAVPFPIPKTGVEVIWNHITRYRGGSVTRLVTQATPQPNGSYSLVYFQDQFVFRDKMKDYDPANPGNILFYFKQKVTAPARLAGGVLLVHETLDQVKEPRSAWVYNAGQRRVRRAPQVSYDGPGTAADGLRTSDNLDMYNGAPDRYDWKLEGKKEMYIASDSYKLDDPKLKYSDIIKAGHINQDLARYELRRVWHVTATLKEGQRHIYAKRDFYIDEDTWQAAVIDHYDGRGQLWRVAEAHAENYYDKQVPWYALETLYDLQSGRYLALGMKNEEKQAYDFGFTATTSDFTPAALRQDGVR, translated from the coding sequence ATGAAAATAACAAAGAGTCTGTTCCACGCCGGTGTTCTGGGCCTGTCGCTGCTGGCGACCGGCGTCATGGCGGCGGTGCCTGCTGCCGAAGCGGATAAACTGGGCAAGAGCCTGACGCCGATGGGCGCGGAGATGGCCGGTAACGCCGACGGTTCGATCCCGGCCTGGAAACCGCTGCCGAAAAATGCCGGCAGCGTCGACAGCAAAGGCTTCCTGTCCAACCCTTACGCCAGTGAGCAGCCGCTGTTCACCATCACTGCCAAGGACGTCGACAAGTACAAGGACAAGCTTGCCCCGGGCCAGTACGCGATGTTCAAGCGCTACCCGGAAACCTTCAAGATGCCGGTCTATCCGTCCCATCGCGGCGCCACCGTGCCGGATGACGTATTCGCTGCCATCAAGAAGAATGCGACCAGCACTAATCTGGTGTCCGGCGGCAACGGTCTGGAAAACTTCGATACCGCCGTGCCGTTCCCGATCCCGAAAACCGGTGTGGAAGTGATCTGGAACCACATCACCCGTTATCGCGGCGGCAGCGTGACCCGTCTGGTGACCCAGGCCACGCCGCAACCGAACGGCTCGTACAGCCTGGTGTACTTCCAGGATCAGTTCGTGTTCCGCGACAAGATGAAGGACTACGATCCGGCGAACCCGGGCAACATCCTGTTCTACTTCAAGCAGAAAGTGACCGCGCCGGCGCGTCTGGCCGGTGGCGTACTGCTGGTGCACGAGACTCTCGATCAGGTCAAAGAGCCGCGTTCGGCGTGGGTCTACAACGCCGGTCAGCGTCGGGTGCGTCGTGCTCCGCAAGTGTCGTATGACGGCCCGGGTACCGCCGCCGACGGCCTGCGTACTTCCGACAACCTCGATATGTACAACGGCGCGCCGGATCGCTACGACTGGAAGCTCGAAGGCAAGAAGGAGATGTACATCGCCTCCGACAGCTACAAGCTCGACGATCCAAAACTGAAGTACTCGGACATCATCAAGGCCGGTCACATCAACCAGGACCTGGCACGTTACGAGCTGCGCCGCGTCTGGCATGTCACAGCGACCCTGAAGGAAGGTCAGCGCCACATCTACGCCAAACGTGACTTCTACATCGACGAGGACACCTGGCAAGCCGCGGTGATCGACCACTACGACGGTCGTGGTCAACTGTGGCGTGTGGCCGAGGCGCATGCCGAGAACTACTACGACAAGCAAGTGCCGTGGTACGCCCTCGAAACCCTTTACGACCTGCAGTCCGGCCGTTATCTGGCGCTGGGCATGAAGAACGAAGAGAAGCAGGCGTATGACTTCGGTTTCACCGCCACCACCAGCGACTTCACCCCGGCCGCTCTGCGTCAGGATGGTGTGCGCTAA